GTAGGCACCGAACGGACCCCGCGGAGGCGCACGCCGCCCGGGCGGGTGGATCGGCCGTCGGAGACGGCCCGGTGTCGCCGGACCCGGCCACCGCGGGACCGGTGCCCGCGGGAGCACTGGGGACCCGGCCACGCCGGAAGCGGGAAAACAGGTTGAGAAAGGGCTTTTTCAGTAGCGGAAGTGGGAGACCAGGTTCTCCAGGCGGTGCGCCATCGTGCCGAGGTCGGTGACCGCGCTCTGCGACTCGCCGACGCCGGACGTGGTGACCTCGGTCGCGGTGGCCAGGCCGGAGATGTTGGCGGCGATGCCGGCCGCGCCCTCGGCCGCCGCGGCGATGCTGCGGTTCATCTCCGTGGTGGTCGCGGTCTGTTCCTCGACCGCGCCGGCGATCGTGGTCTGGAACGAGCTGATCTGCGCGATCACGTGGCTGATCTCCTCGATCGCGGCGACCGCGCCGGACGTGTCGTTCTGGATCGCCTCGACCTGACGGGCGATGTCCTCGGTGGCGCGGGCGGTCTCCTGGGCCAGTTCCTTGACCTCGCCGGCGACCACGGCGAAGCCCTTGCCGGACTCGCCGGCGCGGGCGGCCTCGATGGTGGCGTTCAGCGCCAGCAGGTTCGTCTGGCTGGCGATCGCGGTGATCACCTTGATCACGTTGGCGATCTGCTCGGAGGACTCGCCGAGCTTGCCGACCTGCGCGGTGGTGGTCTCCGCGACCTGCACGGCCTGGCCGGCGAAGCGGGCGGCCTCGGTCGCGTTGTGCGCGATCTCGCGGATCGCGGTGCCCATCTCCTGGGTGCCGTTCGCGACCGCGTCGACGTTGCTGGACACCCGGGCCGCGGCCTCGGCGACGCCGTGCGCCTGGTCGGAGGCGTCCGACGCGGACTGCGACATGGTGGTCGACGTGGTGGAGATCCGGTCGGCGGACGAGGCGACCGAGTGCGCGGCCTCGGTGACGGCCGCGACCACGGTCCGGATGTCCTCCTGCGCCTCCTCGAGCGCCTTGGCCATCTGGCCGACCTCGTCGCGGGAGCGCACGTTCGCGGCCACGGTCAGGTCGCCGGCGGCCATCGCGGCGAGCGCGGCGCGGACCCGGGACAGCGGCGGGACCACGGACTGCACGACCAGGTAGGCGAACGCGGCCAGCACCACGGCCGCGACGACCACGGTCACCCACATGATCACGAGCGCACGGTTGCTGGCGGCGGCGCGGGCCGCGTCCTCCCGTTCGATGGTCTCGGCGAACAGGGCCCGCTCGTTGTCCAGCACGGCGCTGGTCAGGTAGTTGTCGACGTCGTTCTGCTCCCAGGACAGCCGGGCCTGCGCCTGCTCCGCGACCGCGCTGGCCACGAACCGCGTGATCACCTGGGTGTAGTCGGCGTAGACCGCCTCGATCCGGTCGACCGCGGACTCCAGGCCGGTCGGCAGCACCACGGCGTCGAGCTGGGCCAGCAGGTCCTCGGCCTCGGCGACGGCCGCGGCGAGCAGGTCGGTCTGCTCGGCCGGGGTGGCGCGGACGACGGACTGCAGACCGTTGACCTTCATCTCGCTGGCCAGCTGGTCGAGGCGCAGCACCAGCGCGCTGGCCTCGTTGACGTTCGCCAGCCGGTCGCTGGCCTCGTCCGCCTGATGGTCGCTGATGATCGTCACGGTCATACAGGTGGCGAGCGCGACCAGCGACGCGGCGACGAGCATCGCCAGCTTGGTCCGTACGGACAGGTCCAGGAATCTGCGCACCTCAGGCTCCGATCTCGGCGGCGGTGTAGTAGCCGCCCTCGACCAGGACCCGCTGGTAGTTGTCCCTGGTCACGGTCACCGGCTGGAGCAGGAACGTCGGCACGTCCTTGACGCCGTTGTTGTACTGCTCGGTGTCGTTGACCATCGGCTCGCCGCCGGTGACCAGCGCGTTGACCATCTGCACCGCGACCTTGGCGAGCTCCCGCGTGTCCTTGTAGACGGTCTGGCCCTGCTGGCCGGCCGCGATCAGCTTGACCGACTCCAGCTCCGCGTCCTGGCCGGTCAGCACGGGCAGCGCGGTCGCGGCGTACCCGCCCTCGAGCAGCGCCTCGATGATGCCGCGGGTGATCCCGTCGTACGGGGACAGCACCGCGTCGACCCGCTCGTTCGCGTACGTGCCGTCGAGCAGCCGGGCCATCCGCTCCTTCGCGACCTTCCCGTCCCAGCGCTGGGTGGCCACCGCCGCGAAGCTCGTCTCACCGCTGGCGACCTCGAGGATCCCGTCGTTGATGTACGGCTGCAGCACGCTCATCGCGCCGTTGAAGAAGAACGTGGCGTTGTTGTCGTCCGACGACCCCGCGAACAGCTCCAGGGTGTACGGCCCGCCACCGCGCGAGAGCCCGAGCGCCTGCACGATGTAGCCGGCCTGCTGCACGCCGACCTTGAAGTTGTCGAACGTGGCGTAGTAGTCGATGTCGTCCGTACCGCGGATCAGCCGGTCGTAGGAGATCACCGGGATTTCCGCGCCCGCGGCCGCGGCGAGCACGTCCTTGAGCTTGGTCCCGTCGATCGCGCCGACCACCAGCGCCTCCGCGCCGTCGTCGATCATCTGCTGGATCTGCGTCACCTGCAGCGCCGTGTCGTCGTCCGCGTACTGCAGCGTCGTGTCGTAGCCGAGCAGTGCGAACTGCGCCACCATGTTCTCGCCGTCGGCGATCCAGCGCTGCGACTGCTTGGTCGGCATCGCGATGCCGACCAGCCCGCGGTCCGGCGCCGCGACCTCGGCCGCGTCGCCACCGCACCCGGCCAGTCCCAGCACGAGCACCAGGCCCGCCGCCCATCTCCGGATCATGAGACCTAGAAGACCATTTCGGGGGTACGCGAGGCGGGGAAACCGGAAAATCTCTCGCCCCACCGTCCGCCGTGCCTTCCGTACACTGCTGATGGATCGACGATCGGAAGACCATTACACGGGGGTGTGCGATGCGGTGGCCGACGCGTGCCGGCGCGGCGGTGCTGACCGTCGCGCTGCTGGCCACGGCGGGCGCCCAGGCGCCGGCGGCCGGTGCGA
This genomic window from Catenuloplanes niger contains:
- a CDS encoding methyl-accepting chemotaxis protein, with amino-acid sequence MRRFLDLSVRTKLAMLVAASLVALATCMTVTIISDHQADEASDRLANVNEASALVLRLDQLASEMKVNGLQSVVRATPAEQTDLLAAAVAEAEDLLAQLDAVVLPTGLESAVDRIEAVYADYTQVITRFVASAVAEQAQARLSWEQNDVDNYLTSAVLDNERALFAETIEREDAARAAASNRALVIMWVTVVVAAVVLAAFAYLVVQSVVPPLSRVRAALAAMAAGDLTVAANVRSRDEVGQMAKALEEAQEDIRTVVAAVTEAAHSVASSADRISTTSTTMSQSASDASDQAHGVAEAAARVSSNVDAVANGTQEMGTAIREIAHNATEAARFAGQAVQVAETTTAQVGKLGESSEQIANVIKVITAIASQTNLLALNATIEAARAGESGKGFAVVAGEVKELAQETARATEDIARQVEAIQNDTSGAVAAIEEISHVIAQISSFQTTIAGAVEEQTATTTEMNRSIAAAAEGAAGIAANISGLATATEVTTSGVGESQSAVTDLGTMAHRLENLVSHFRY
- the chvE gene encoding multiple monosaccharide ABC transporter substrate-binding protein, whose product is MIRRWAAGLVLVLGLAGCGGDAAEVAAPDRGLVGIAMPTKQSQRWIADGENMVAQFALLGYDTTLQYADDDTALQVTQIQQMIDDGAEALVVGAIDGTKLKDVLAAAAGAEIPVISYDRLIRGTDDIDYYATFDNFKVGVQQAGYIVQALGLSRGGGPYTLELFAGSSDDNNATFFFNGAMSVLQPYINDGILEVASGETSFAAVATQRWDGKVAKERMARLLDGTYANERVDAVLSPYDGITRGIIEALLEGGYAATALPVLTGQDAELESVKLIAAGQQGQTVYKDTRELAKVAVQMVNALVTGGEPMVNDTEQYNNGVKDVPTFLLQPVTVTRDNYQRVLVEGGYYTAAEIGA